One region of Sphingomonas abietis genomic DNA includes:
- a CDS encoding phytoene/squalene synthase family protein: protein MVAHARATIARGSQSFAAASRLFDRPTRERAQLLYAWCRACDDIADGQVLGHGGGAVQDISAKLSRMRMLTAKALAGEATGDPAFDALGVVAAETGLPARYAHDLIDGFALDAQEWRPRSEQDLYLYCYHVAGTVGCMMAVVMGVSPDDRETLDRACDLGIAFQLANIARDIGEDNRVDRCYLPIEWLVEVDIPPGEHMKPPFRPRLAMLAKRLADRAAHYEASARTGARALPFRSAWAVLAAAGIYGDIAREVAARGTAAWDQRVSTARADKLGWVVTAAWQAARRDRLPVTARDGLWTRAG, encoded by the coding sequence CTGGTCGCCCATGCCCGCGCGACCATCGCCAGGGGCTCGCAGTCCTTCGCCGCCGCCTCGCGCCTGTTCGACCGGCCGACGCGCGAGCGGGCGCAGCTGCTCTATGCCTGGTGCCGCGCCTGCGACGATATCGCCGACGGGCAGGTGCTCGGCCATGGCGGCGGCGCGGTGCAGGATATCAGCGCCAAGCTGTCGCGGATGCGGATGCTCACCGCGAAGGCGCTGGCCGGCGAGGCGACCGGCGATCCGGCGTTCGATGCGCTGGGCGTGGTCGCCGCCGAGACCGGGCTGCCGGCCCGCTATGCCCATGATCTGATCGACGGCTTCGCGCTCGACGCGCAGGAATGGCGGCCGCGCTCGGAGCAGGATCTCTATCTTTATTGCTACCATGTCGCCGGCACCGTCGGCTGCATGATGGCGGTGGTGATGGGGGTGTCGCCGGATGACCGCGAGACGCTCGATCGCGCCTGCGATCTCGGCATCGCCTTCCAGCTCGCCAACATCGCGCGGGATATCGGCGAGGATAACAGGGTCGATCGCTGCTATCTGCCGATCGAGTGGCTGGTCGAGGTCGATATCCCGCCCGGCGAGCATATGAAGCCGCCCTTCCGCCCGCGACTCGCCATGCTGGCGAAGCGGCTGGCCGACCGCGCGGCGCATTATGAGGCGAGCGCGCGGACAGGCGCGCGGGCGCTGCCCTTCCGTTCGGCGTGGGCGGTGCTGGCGGCGGCGGGCATCTATGGCGACATCGCCCGCGAGGTCGCCGCGCGTGGCACCGCCGCATGGGACCAGCGTGTCTCGACCGCGCGGGCCGACAAGCTCGGCTGGGTCGTCACCGCCGCCTGGCAGGCGGCGCGACGCGATCGTCTGCCGGTGACGGCCCGCGACGGGCTGTGGACCAGGGCCGGCTAA
- a CDS encoding phytoene desaturase, translated as MKTAAVIGAGFGGLALAIRLQSAGIATVLVEARDKPGGRAYAWERPTEAGTFTFDAGPTVITDPNCLAELWRLSGRDMAEDIELLPVDPFYRLSWPDGSTFDYSNDDAALARQIAALNPEDVAGYRRFLDYATAVYREGYEKLGHVAFLDFASMIKASPELIKNQAWRSVHSIVASYIKHPHLREAFSFHSLLVGGNPMTTSAIYALIHKLERDGGVWFPKGGTHALIRAMVGQFERLGGVVRLGDAVTAIDLLGDHATGITTASGWHGSFDAVASNADVVHSYRDLLKGSARGERAVRSLERKRFSPSLFVVHFGIRGSFSGIPHHNILFGPRYKGLLTDIYEHGVLARDFSLYLHHPTVTDPGLAPEGHSTFYALAPVPHLGKLPIDWDEVGPVYADRILDHLDARLIPNLRERLVTSFHYTPADFGRDLNAHLGSAFSLEPLLTQSAFFRVHNRDDRIPNLYFVGAGTHPGAGIPGVVGSAKATAALMLDDLRRS; from the coding sequence ATGAAGACGGCAGCGGTGATCGGAGCAGGATTTGGCGGGTTGGCGCTCGCCATCCGTCTCCAGTCGGCGGGCATCGCCACGGTGCTGGTCGAGGCGCGCGACAAGCCGGGCGGCCGTGCCTATGCGTGGGAGCGCCCCACCGAGGCCGGCACCTTCACCTTCGATGCCGGCCCCACCGTGATCACCGACCCCAATTGCCTCGCCGAGCTCTGGCGCCTGTCCGGCCGCGACATGGCCGAGGATATCGAGCTGCTGCCGGTCGATCCCTTCTACCGGCTGAGCTGGCCGGACGGATCGACCTTCGATTATTCCAACGACGATGCGGCGCTCGCCCGCCAGATCGCGGCGCTCAATCCCGAGGACGTCGCCGGCTATCGCCGCTTCCTCGATTACGCCACCGCGGTCTATCGCGAGGGTTACGAGAAGCTCGGCCACGTCGCGTTTCTCGATTTCGCCTCGATGATCAAGGCGTCGCCCGAGTTGATCAAGAATCAGGCGTGGCGCTCGGTCCACTCGATCGTCGCCTCCTACATCAAGCATCCCCATCTGCGCGAGGCGTTCAGCTTCCACTCGCTGCTGGTCGGCGGCAATCCGATGACGACCAGCGCGATCTACGCGCTGATCCACAAGCTCGAGCGCGACGGTGGCGTGTGGTTCCCCAAGGGCGGCACCCATGCGCTGATCCGCGCGATGGTCGGCCAGTTCGAGCGGCTGGGCGGCGTCGTCCGGCTCGGCGATGCGGTGACCGCGATCGACCTGCTCGGTGACCATGCCACCGGCATCACCACCGCCAGCGGCTGGCATGGCAGCTTCGACGCGGTCGCCTCCAATGCCGACGTGGTGCACAGCTATCGCGATCTGCTGAAGGGATCGGCGCGGGGCGAACGGGCGGTGCGGTCGCTGGAGCGCAAGCGCTTCTCGCCCTCGCTGTTCGTCGTCCATTTCGGGATCCGGGGCAGCTTTTCCGGCATCCCCCATCACAATATCCTGTTCGGCCCACGCTATAAGGGGCTGCTCACCGATATCTACGAGCATGGCGTGCTGGCGCGCGATTTCTCGCTCTATCTCCACCACCCGACCGTCACCGATCCGGGGCTGGCGCCCGAGGGCCATTCGACCTTCTACGCGCTGGCGCCGGTGCCGCATCTGGGCAAGCTGCCGATCGACTGGGACGAGGTGGGGCCGGTCTATGCCGATCGCATCCTCGATCATCTCGATGCGCGGCTGATCCCCAATCTGCGCGAGCGGCTGGTGACCAGTTTCCATTATACGCCCGCCGATTTCGGGCGCGATCTCAACGCGCATCTGGGTTCGGCCTTCAGCCTCGAGCCGCTGCTCACCCAATCCGCCTTCTTCCGCGTCCACAACCGCGACGATCGCATCCCCAACCTCTATTTCGTCGGTGCCGGCACCCATCCGGGCGCGGGCATCCCCGGCGTCGTCGGCTCGGCCAAGGCCACTGCCGCGCTGATGCTCGACGATCTGCGTCGATCCTGA
- the thiC gene encoding phosphomethylpyrimidine synthase ThiC, whose amino-acid sequence MADVPARTELPQPEMPQPEMKVTTGPIRGSRKIHVEGSAGVRVAMREILLEPSANEAPVRVYDPSGPYTDGDARIDILAGLPELRRDWIRGRGDVEEVAQREVRPEDNGLRPGGQLGPDRSGGVPAFPQVRGRVLRAKPGANVSQMHYARRGIVTPEMEYVAIRENVGREALREKLVRDGQDFGASIPDFVTPEFVRDEVARGRAIIPSNINHPESEPMAIGRNFLVKINANIGNSAVASDVAAEVDKMVWSIRWGADTVMDLSTGRNIHDTREWILRNAPVPIGTVPIYQALEKVGGIAEDLTWEIFRDTLIEQAEQGVDYFTIHAGVRLPYIPLTAKRVTGIVSRGGSIMAKWCLAHHKESFLYERFDEITEIMKAYDVAYSLGDGLRPGSIADANDEAQFAELATLGELTKRAWAQDVQVMIEGPGHVPMHKIKANMDKQLESCGEAPFYTLGPLTTDIAPGYDHITSGIGAAMIGWFGCAMLCYVTPKEHLGLPDRDDVKVGVVTYKLAAHAADLAKGHPAAQLRDDALSRARFDFRWRDQFNLSLDPDTAEQYHDQTLPAEGAKTAHFCSMCGPKFCSMKISQEVREFAAKQNSDAGDFLAATPVGEAEAEAGMREMSRVFKETGSELYMGAGGREHD is encoded by the coding sequence ATGGCCGACGTACCTGCACGCACCGAACTGCCCCAGCCCGAGATGCCCCAGCCCGAGATGAAGGTCACGACGGGACCGATTCGTGGTTCCCGCAAGATTCATGTCGAGGGATCGGCCGGGGTCCGCGTCGCGATGCGCGAGATCCTGTTGGAACCCTCCGCCAACGAAGCGCCGGTGCGCGTCTACGACCCGTCCGGACCTTACACGGACGGCGATGCCCGGATCGACATCCTGGCCGGCCTGCCCGAGCTGCGCCGCGACTGGATCCGCGGGCGCGGCGATGTCGAGGAGGTCGCCCAGCGCGAAGTCCGCCCCGAAGATAATGGTTTGCGCCCGGGGGGCCAGCTCGGCCCCGATCGCTCCGGCGGCGTCCCCGCCTTCCCGCAGGTGCGCGGCCGGGTGCTGCGCGCCAAGCCCGGCGCGAACGTCAGCCAGATGCACTATGCCCGCCGTGGCATCGTCACCCCCGAGATGGAATATGTCGCGATCCGCGAAAATGTCGGCCGCGAGGCGCTTCGGGAGAAACTCGTCCGCGACGGGCAGGATTTCGGCGCGTCGATTCCCGATTTCGTCACCCCCGAATTCGTCCGCGACGAGGTGGCGCGCGGCCGCGCGATCATCCCCAGCAACATCAACCACCCGGAAAGCGAGCCGATGGCGATCGGGCGCAACTTCCTGGTCAAGATCAACGCCAATATCGGCAACAGCGCGGTCGCCTCGGACGTCGCCGCCGAGGTCGACAAGATGGTGTGGTCGATCCGTTGGGGCGCCGACACGGTGATGGACCTCTCGACCGGCCGCAACATTCACGACACCCGCGAATGGATCCTCCGCAACGCGCCCGTCCCGATCGGCACCGTGCCGATCTATCAGGCGCTGGAGAAGGTCGGCGGCATCGCCGAGGATCTGACCTGGGAGATCTTCCGCGACACGCTGATCGAGCAGGCCGAGCAGGGCGTCGATTACTTCACCATCCACGCCGGCGTCCGCCTGCCCTACATCCCGCTGACCGCGAAGCGCGTCACCGGCATCGTCAGCCGCGGCGGCTCGATCATGGCGAAATGGTGCCTCGCCCACCACAAGGAGAGCTTCCTCTACGAGCGCTTCGACGAGATCACCGAGATCATGAAGGCCTATGACGTCGCCTATTCGCTCGGCGACGGGCTGCGCCCCGGCTCGATCGCCGACGCCAATGACGAGGCGCAGTTCGCCGAACTGGCGACGCTGGGCGAATTGACGAAGAGGGCTTGGGCGCAGGACGTGCAGGTGATGATCGAAGGCCCCGGCCATGTGCCGATGCACAAGATCAAGGCGAACATGGACAAGCAGCTGGAGTCGTGCGGCGAAGCCCCCTTCTACACGCTCGGGCCGCTCACCACCGACATCGCGCCGGGCTATGACCACATCACCTCGGGCATCGGCGCGGCGATGATCGGCTGGTTCGGCTGCGCGATGCTCTGCTACGTCACGCCCAAGGAGCATCTTGGGCTCCCCGATCGCGACGACGTCAAGGTCGGCGTCGTCACCTACAAGCTCGCCGCCCACGCCGCCGATCTCGCCAAGGGCCACCCGGCGGCGCAGCTGCGCGACGACGCGCTCAGCCGCGCCCGCTTCGACTTCCGCTGGCGCGACCAGTTCAACCTCTCGCTCGACCCGGATACCGCCGAGCAATATCACGACCAGACGCTGCCGGCCGAAGGGGCGAAGACGGCGCATTTCTGCTCGATGTGCGGCCCGAAATTCTGCTCGATGAAGATCTCGCAGGAGGTGCGGGAGTTCGCCGCGAAGCAGAACAGCGATGCCGGCGATTTTCTCGCTGCGACGCCGGTGGGTGAGGCGGAAGCGGAAGCCGGGATGCGCGAGATGAGCCGCGTGTTCAAGGAAACCGGAAGCGAGCTGTATATGGGCGCTGGTGGCCGGGAGCATGATTGA
- a CDS encoding sterol desaturase family protein, translating to MEGFAYAAHRWIMHGPGWFLHASHHRPRKGRFELNDLYAVIFAGPSILLLAGGMRWGWWPGCTWIGAGVAAYGAIYFGFHDGIVHKRLPHRFVPRSRYLKRIVQAHLLHHVVATKAGTVSFGFLVAPKPEALKAELKRRAGAGIRAPGMADSGRR from the coding sequence ATGGAGGGCTTCGCTTATGCGGCGCACCGCTGGATCATGCACGGGCCGGGCTGGTTCCTGCACGCCAGCCATCACCGGCCCCGCAAGGGGCGGTTCGAGCTCAACGATCTCTATGCGGTGATCTTCGCCGGCCCCTCGATCCTGCTGCTGGCCGGCGGGATGCGCTGGGGCTGGTGGCCGGGCTGCACCTGGATCGGCGCCGGCGTCGCCGCCTATGGCGCGATCTATTTCGGCTTCCACGACGGCATCGTCCACAAGCGCCTGCCGCACCGCTTCGTCCCGCGCAGCCGATACCTGAAGCGGATCGTGCAGGCGCATCTTCTGCACCATGTCGTCGCCACCAAGGCCGGGACGGTGAGCTTCGGCTTCCTCGTGGCGCCGAAGCCCGAGGCGCTGAAGGCGGAGCTGAAGCGCCGGGCCGGTGCGGGGATCAGGGCACCGGGGATGGCGGATTCCGGCCGCCGCTGA
- a CDS encoding type II toxin-antitoxin system Phd/YefM family antitoxin — protein MTALSFSDARANLKAVMDRAVADRAPISITRQKAEGVVMISQSEWDSIQETLYLLRSPKNAEMLLRGIAELDAGKGEEHELIEP, from the coding sequence GACGCCCGCGCCAATCTGAAGGCGGTGATGGATCGTGCCGTGGCGGATCGCGCGCCGATCTCGATTACGCGCCAGAAGGCAGAGGGCGTGGTGATGATCTCGCAGAGCGAATGGGATTCGATTCAGGAGACGCTGTACTTGCTGCGCTCTCCGAAGAATGCCGAGATGCTGCTGCGCGGGATCGCCGAACTCGACGCCGGCAAGGGCGAGGAGCATGAGCTGATCGAGCCGTGA
- the sucC gene encoding ADP-forming succinate--CoA ligase subunit beta, protein MNIHEYQAKELLAKFGVAVPAGHAALSVDEAVAAAGKLPGPMFVVKAQIHAGGRGKGKFKELPADAKGGVRLTKSLDEVKAAATEMLGNTLVTIQTGEQGKQVNRLYVTDGADIEKEYYLSMLVDRATGRIAMVVSTEGGMDIEAVAHDTPEKIQTITIDPAEGFMPHHGRAVAFALNLSGDLAKQAQKLASQLYDAFLATDMAMLEVNPLVETKPDASGKAELLVLDAKVSFDSNALFRHKDILELRDLTEEDPAEVEASKYDLAYIKLDGDIGCMVNGAGLAMATMDIIKLNGAFPANFLDVGGGATTEKVTAAFKIILADPAVKGILVNIFGGIMKCDIIAEGIIAAAKEVNLSVPLVVRLEGTNVEKGKEILAGSGLAIVPADDLGDAARKIVAEVKQAA, encoded by the coding sequence ATGAATATCCATGAATATCAGGCCAAGGAACTGCTCGCGAAGTTTGGCGTCGCGGTGCCGGCGGGCCATGCCGCCCTCAGCGTCGACGAGGCCGTGGCGGCCGCCGGCAAGCTGCCTGGGCCGATGTTCGTGGTGAAGGCGCAGATCCACGCCGGTGGCCGCGGCAAGGGCAAGTTCAAGGAACTGCCGGCCGACGCCAAGGGCGGCGTGCGCCTGACCAAGTCGCTGGACGAGGTGAAGGCCGCCGCGACCGAGATGCTGGGCAACACGCTGGTCACCATCCAGACCGGCGAGCAGGGCAAGCAGGTCAACCGCCTGTACGTCACCGACGGCGCCGACATCGAGAAGGAATATTATCTCTCGATGCTGGTCGATCGCGCGACCGGCCGCATCGCCATGGTCGTCTCGACCGAGGGCGGCATGGACATCGAGGCGGTCGCCCACGACACGCCCGAGAAGATCCAGACGATCACCATCGATCCGGCCGAAGGCTTCATGCCGCACCACGGCCGCGCCGTGGCGTTCGCGCTCAACCTGTCGGGCGATCTCGCCAAGCAGGCGCAGAAGCTCGCCAGCCAGCTCTATGACGCCTTCCTCGCCACCGACATGGCGATGCTGGAGGTGAACCCGCTGGTCGAGACCAAGCCGGATGCGTCGGGCAAGGCCGAGCTGCTCGTGCTCGATGCCAAGGTGTCGTTCGATTCGAACGCGCTGTTCCGCCACAAGGACATCCTCGAGCTGCGCGACCTCACCGAGGAGGATCCGGCCGAGGTCGAGGCGTCCAAGTACGACCTCGCCTACATCAAGCTCGACGGCGACATCGGCTGCATGGTCAACGGCGCCGGCCTCGCCATGGCGACGATGGACATCATCAAGCTGAACGGGGCCTTCCCGGCCAACTTCCTCGACGTCGGCGGCGGCGCCACCACCGAGAAGGTGACGGCGGCGTTCAAGATCATCCTCGCCGATCCGGCGGTGAAGGGTATCCTCGTCAACATCTTCGGCGGCATCATGAAGTGCGACATCATCGCCGAGGGCATCATCGCCGCGGCGAAGGAAGTGAACCTCTCGGTGCCGCTGGTCGTTCGTCTCGAGGGCACCAATGTCGAGAAGGGCAAGGAAATCCTCGCCGGCTCCGGCCTGGCGATCGTGCCGGCTGACGATCTCGGCGATGCCGCGCGCAAGATCGTGGCCGAGGTGAAGCAGGCGGCCTGA
- a CDS encoding sterol desaturase family protein — MTALSAILFSALAMTLIVGVRYLLVSGAFAWGTARRHPGLYRGLGPQMRREIGWSLASAAIYGVPAGILAWGWRAHGWTRVTADPHALPLWWWPVSVLLCLAAHDTWFYWTHRWMHRPKAFRAMHAVHHASRPPTAWAAMSFHPWEAVTGAVVIPVLVLIVPMHWTALAAVLTIMTVMGVTNHMGWEIFPRALVEGPAGGWLITASHHQHHHTNYRCNYGLYFRVWDRLCGTDKGLGRFPARPD, encoded by the coding sequence ATGACCGCCCTTTCCGCCATCCTGTTCTCGGCCCTGGCGATGACGCTGATCGTCGGCGTCCGCTACCTGCTCGTCTCCGGCGCCTTCGCCTGGGGCACCGCGCGGCGGCATCCCGGCCTCTATCGGGGCCTGGGGCCGCAGATGCGCCGCGAGATCGGCTGGTCGCTGGCCTCCGCCGCGATCTACGGGGTGCCGGCCGGCATCCTCGCCTGGGGCTGGCGCGCCCATGGCTGGACCCGCGTCACCGCCGATCCCCATGCCCTGCCGCTGTGGTGGTGGCCGGTGTCGGTGCTGCTCTGCCTCGCCGCGCACGACACATGGTTCTACTGGACACACCGCTGGATGCACCGCCCCAAGGCGTTCCGCGCGATGCACGCCGTCCACCATGCCAGCCGGCCGCCGACCGCCTGGGCGGCGATGAGCTTCCACCCGTGGGAGGCGGTCACGGGCGCGGTGGTGATCCCGGTGCTGGTGCTGATCGTACCGATGCACTGGACCGCGCTGGCCGCGGTGCTGACGATCATGACGGTGATGGGCGTCACCAATCATATGGGGTGGGAGATCTTCCCGCGCGCGCTGGTCGAGGGGCCGGCCGGTGGCTGGCTGATCACCGCCAGCCACCACCAGCATCATCATACCAACTACCGCTGCAATTACGGCCTCTATTTCCGCGTCTGGGATCGCCTGTGCGGGACGGACAAGGGCCTTGGGCGCTTCCCGGCCCGCCCCGACTAG
- a CDS encoding Txe/YoeB family addiction module toxin: MKITFSSVAWDHYLYWQAEDAKVLARLNALLKECQRDPFRGTGKPEPLGGNLSGWWSRRINSEHRLVYRVAGKGDRQALEVAACRYHY; this comes from the coding sequence GTGAAGATCACATTCTCATCGGTCGCGTGGGATCACTATCTCTATTGGCAGGCCGAGGACGCCAAAGTGCTTGCCCGGCTGAACGCGCTGCTCAAGGAATGTCAGCGCGATCCCTTCCGGGGCACCGGCAAGCCCGAGCCGCTCGGTGGCAATCTGTCGGGCTGGTGGTCCCGCCGGATCAATTCAGAACATCGGCTGGTGTATCGGGTTGCCGGGAAGGGTGACAGGCAGGCGTTGGAAGTGGCAGCTTGTCGGTATCATTATTGA
- a CDS encoding electron transfer flavoprotein subunit beta/FixA family protein, whose amino-acid sequence MKILVPVKRVIDYNVKPRVKMDGTGVDLANVKMSMNPFDEIAVEEAIRLKEKGVATEIVAVSVGPQKAQETLRTALAMGADRAILVQTDDIVEPLAVAKILKAIVDEEQPGLVILGKQAIDDDSNQTGQMLAALLNRPQGTFANKIEVEGDSVTVTREVDAGLETVKLALPAIITTDLRLNEPRYASLPNIMKAKAKPLAAKTPADYGVDTAPRLETVTVSEPPKRSAGVKVADVDELVAKLKALGVAA is encoded by the coding sequence GTGAAGATCCTTGTGCCCGTGAAGCGGGTAATCGATTATAATGTGAAGCCGCGCGTCAAGATGGACGGCACCGGCGTCGACCTGGCCAACGTCAAGATGTCGATGAACCCGTTCGACGAGATCGCCGTCGAAGAGGCCATCCGCCTGAAGGAGAAGGGCGTGGCGACCGAGATCGTCGCCGTGTCCGTCGGGCCGCAAAAGGCGCAGGAGACGCTGCGCACCGCGCTCGCGATGGGCGCCGATCGCGCCATCCTCGTCCAGACCGACGACATCGTCGAGCCGCTCGCCGTCGCCAAGATCCTGAAGGCGATCGTGGACGAGGAGCAGCCGGGTCTCGTGATCCTCGGCAAGCAGGCGATCGACGACGACAGCAACCAGACCGGGCAGATGCTCGCCGCGCTGCTGAACCGTCCGCAGGGCACCTTCGCCAACAAGATCGAGGTCGAGGGCGACAGCGTGACCGTCACCCGTGAGGTCGATGCCGGGCTCGAGACGGTGAAGCTGGCGCTGCCGGCGATCATCACCACCGATCTGCGTCTCAACGAGCCGCGCTATGCCTCGCTGCCCAACATCATGAAGGCCAAGGCCAAGCCGCTCGCGGCCAAGACCCCGGCCGATTACGGCGTCGACACCGCGCCGCGCCTGGAGACGGTCACCGTGTCCGAGCCGCCGAAGCGGTCGGCCGGCGTGAAGGTCGCCGACGTCGATGAATTGGTGGCGAAGCTCAAGGCTCTGGGAGTGGCAGCATGA
- the crtY gene encoding lycopene beta-cyclase CrtY, whose protein sequence is MTRVRQCDIAIVGGGLAGGMIALALAKSRPDVRTLLVESADTLGGNHIWSFFDSDIAPDDRALIVPLVAHWWDGYHALFPGLRRRLDARYHSITSARFDRVVRAALPAERVLTGRKAIGVGPRSVVLADGRRIEAGAVIDARGPGDLTTLECGWQKFLGRELKLGAPHGLARPVVMDATVDQLDGFRFVYLLPFGPDRIFVEDTYYSDTPDLDHALLGGRISAYAEQRGWPVESVVAEEAGVLPVVMGGDFEAYWRSGGAHVAKAGVRAGLFHPTTGYSLPDAIRTARFVAGLRDLTAPALHDSLHGFARQAWQARSFYRLLDRMLFRAAEPAQRWRVLRHFYRLDESLVARFYAGTSTGWDKARVLFGRPPVPIGRALKAIAG, encoded by the coding sequence ATGACACGGGTCCGCCAATGCGATATCGCCATCGTCGGCGGCGGCCTCGCCGGCGGCATGATCGCGCTCGCGCTGGCGAAATCGCGGCCGGACGTGCGGACCCTGCTCGTCGAGAGCGCCGATACGCTGGGCGGCAACCATATCTGGTCCTTCTTCGACAGCGATATCGCGCCCGACGACCGCGCTTTGATCGTGCCGCTCGTGGCGCATTGGTGGGATGGCTATCACGCGCTTTTCCCCGGCCTGCGGCGGCGACTGGATGCGCGTTATCACAGCATCACCTCTGCCCGCTTCGACCGGGTGGTGCGCGCCGCGCTGCCGGCCGAGCGGGTGCTGACCGGGCGCAAGGCGATCGGCGTCGGGCCGCGGTCGGTGGTGCTGGCCGACGGCCGGCGGATCGAGGCGGGGGCGGTGATCGACGCGCGCGGCCCCGGCGATCTGACGACGCTGGAGTGCGGATGGCAGAAATTCCTCGGCCGCGAACTGAAGCTGGGCGCGCCGCACGGGCTGGCCCGGCCGGTGGTGATGGACGCCACGGTGGATCAGCTCGACGGCTTCCGTTTCGTCTATCTGCTGCCGTTCGGCCCCGATCGGATATTCGTCGAGGATACCTATTACAGCGATACGCCCGACCTCGATCATGCCCTGCTCGGCGGGCGGATATCGGCCTATGCCGAACAGCGCGGCTGGCCGGTCGAGTCGGTCGTGGCGGAGGAGGCCGGGGTGCTGCCGGTGGTGATGGGCGGCGATTTCGAGGCCTATTGGCGATCGGGCGGCGCCCATGTCGCCAAGGCCGGGGTAAGGGCCGGGCTGTTCCACCCGACCACCGGCTATTCGCTGCCCGATGCGATCCGCACGGCGCGCTTCGTCGCCGGGCTGCGCGATCTGACCGCACCGGCGCTGCATGACAGCCTGCACGGTTTCGCCAGACAGGCCTGGCAGGCGCGTAGTTTCTACCGCCTGCTCGACCGCATGTTGTTCCGCGCCGCCGAGCCCGCGCAGCGTTGGCGGGTGCTCCGGCATTTCTATCGGCTGGACGAATCCCTCGTGGCGCGCTTTTACGCAGGCACATCGACAGGTTGGGATAAAGCGCGGGTGCTTTTCGGCCGCCCGCCCGTTCCGATCGGGCGTGCGTTGAAGGCGATCGCCGGTTAA
- a CDS encoding LOG family protein yields the protein MQRLAVYCGSATPADPRYIDSARLVGRTFAARGIGLVYGGGRLGLMGAVADACLAAGGGVIGVIPSALVDAEVAHKGCTELHVVETMHQRKQAFADLADGFVTIPGGTGTMDELWEAMSWAQLGYHAKPVGLLNVAGFYDGLLQFWDKMGETGFVRPQHRGILIASDDLGDLLAKMAAHEPHRTIFAMKAANL from the coding sequence GTGCAACGTCTCGCCGTCTATTGCGGCTCCGCCACCCCCGCCGATCCCCGCTACATCGACAGCGCCCGCCTCGTCGGCCGGACCTTTGCCGCGCGCGGCATCGGCCTCGTCTATGGCGGCGGGCGGCTCGGGCTGATGGGGGCGGTCGCCGATGCCTGCCTCGCAGCCGGAGGCGGGGTGATCGGGGTGATCCCCTCGGCGCTGGTCGATGCCGAGGTGGCGCACAAGGGCTGCACCGAACTCCATGTCGTCGAGACCATGCACCAGAGGAAGCAGGCCTTCGCCGATCTGGCGGACGGCTTCGTCACCATCCCCGGCGGCACCGGCACGATGGACGAATTGTGGGAGGCGATGAGCTGGGCGCAGCTCGGCTATCACGCCAAGCCGGTCGGGCTGCTCAACGTCGCCGGCTTCTATGACGGGCTGCTGCAATTCTGGGACAAGATGGGCGAAACCGGCTTCGTCCGCCCGCAGCATCGCGGCATCCTGATCGCCAGCGACGATCTTGGCGATCTGCTGGCGAAGATGGCCGCCCATGAGCCGCACCGCACGATCTTCGCGATGAAGGCCGCCAATCTGTGA
- a CDS encoding PilZ domain-containing protein has translation MDNNTSSQSPVRQAEPRFATDLAARLVVVEGEPLAVRLINLSRNGFRVASPLILPAGQPVRLEVDGWPRLAGRVMWCDSGRIGCMVDHPPSEAVYAMMCAATEGRER, from the coding sequence ATGGATAACAATACCTCCTCCCAATCCCCCGTGCGACAGGCCGAGCCGCGCTTCGCGACCGATCTGGCGGCGCGGCTGGTGGTGGTGGAGGGCGAGCCGCTCGCGGTGCGGCTGATCAACCTGTCGCGCAACGGCTTCCGCGTGGCGTCGCCGCTGATATTGCCGGCGGGCCAGCCGGTGCGGCTGGAGGTCGATGGCTGGCCCCGGCTGGCCGGGCGCGTGATGTGGTGTGATAGCGGTCGCATCGGCTGCATGGTCGATCATCCGCCCAGCGAAGCGGTCTATGCGATGATGTGCGCGGCCACCGAAGGGCGCGAGCGATAG